A genomic window from Bradyrhizobium lupini includes:
- a CDS encoding LysE family translocator yields the protein MPHASALLGFALVCLGLVLTPGPNMIYLISRSITQGPAAGIVSLGGVALGFVFYMLCAAFGITALLLAVPFAYDALRFAGAGYLLWLAWQAVKPGGRSPFQVKQLAIDSPRKLFAMGFVTNLLNPKIAMLYLALLPQFIDPTAGSVLAQSVVLGAIQIAISVSVNAMIALAAGSIALFLASRPSWMLVQRWLMGTVLAGLAVRMAVEARKV from the coding sequence ATGCCCCACGCCTCCGCCCTGCTCGGCTTCGCTCTCGTCTGCCTCGGCCTCGTGCTCACGCCCGGGCCGAACATGATCTACCTGATCTCGCGTTCGATCACGCAAGGGCCTGCGGCGGGCATCGTCTCGCTCGGCGGCGTGGCGCTCGGCTTCGTGTTCTACATGCTGTGCGCGGCATTCGGCATCACGGCGCTGCTGCTCGCCGTTCCCTTCGCCTATGACGCGCTGCGCTTTGCCGGCGCGGGTTATCTGTTGTGGCTGGCCTGGCAGGCAGTGAAGCCGGGCGGGCGCTCGCCGTTCCAGGTGAAGCAGCTTGCGATCGACAGCCCGCGCAAATTGTTCGCGATGGGGTTCGTCACCAATCTGCTCAACCCGAAGATCGCGATGCTTTACCTCGCGCTGCTGCCGCAGTTCATCGATCCCACCGCCGGCAGCGTGCTGGCGCAGTCAGTGGTGCTCGGCGCGATCCAGATCGCGATCAGCGTCAGCGTCAATGCGATGATCGCGCTCGCGGCCGGGTCGATCGCGCTGTTTCTCGCAAGCCGGCCAAGCTGGATGCTGGTCCAGCGCTGGCTGATGGGCACGGTGCTGGCCGGGCTTGCGGTGCGGATGGCGGTGGAAGCGCGGAAGGTGTGA
- the polA gene encoding DNA polymerase I has product MPKSSPKTTAQADTKAAAPKAAETKPAAATAAAKPVAAKAAGKGDHVFLVDGSGYIFRAYHALPPMNRKSDGLQVNAVLGFCNMLWKLLREMPEDNRPTHLAIIFDKSEITFRNKIYPEYKAHRQPAPDDLIPQFSLIREAVRAFDLPCLEQVGFEADDLIATYVRQACERGASATIVSSDKDLMQLVTDCVTMYDTMKDRRIGIPEVIEKFGVPPEKVVEVQALAGDSTDNVPGVPGIGIKTAAQLIVEYGDLEQLLFRATEIKQPKRREALIENAEKARISRQLVLLDDKVDLEVPLDDLAVHEPDARKLIAFLKAMEFSTLTRRVAEFSQIDPANVDADPGYSSGASVFSPLPPSDVVPAPGPGAPAQVPVGQRNPSASKEDKAASPKGAPISLAAAREEALRKLPVDRSKYQAIKTLAELNAFIARIHDAGHVAVEIRGNSIDPMQADLCGIALALAPNEACYVPLAHKQSGGGAGLFDAGLAPDQVKHTDAIEALRPVLESPGILKIGFDVKFTAVMLAQHGITLRNTDDAQLISYVLDAGRGSHALEQLSERWFGHAMLKDNELLGSGKGKITFDQVPIDKAASLSAEGADVTLRVWRVLKPRLIAEHMTTVYETLERPLVAVLARMERRGISIDRQVLSRLSGDFAQTAARVEAEIQQIAGEPVNVGSPKQIGDILFGKMGLSGGTKTKTGAWSTTAQVLDELAEQGHDLPKKILEWRQVSKLKSTYTDALPTYVNPQTHRVHTTYALAATTTGRLSSNEPNLQNIPVRTEDGRKIRRAFIATPGHKLVSADYSQIELRLLAEIADIPVLQQAFRDGLDIHAMTASEMFGVPIKGMPSEIRRRAKAINFGIIYGISAFGLANQLGIAREEASAYIKKYFERFPGIRAYMDETRDFCRSHGYVTTLFGRKMYYPDIKASNASVRAFNERAAINARLQGTAADIIRRAMTRMEDALVQKKLSAQMLLQVHDELIFEVPDAEVEATLPVVQHVMQDAPFPAVLLSVPLHVDARAANNWDEAH; this is encoded by the coding sequence ATGCCCAAGAGCTCCCCAAAGACCACCGCCCAAGCTGACACCAAGGCTGCCGCGCCCAAGGCCGCCGAAACCAAGCCCGCTGCGGCGACAGCTGCTGCCAAGCCCGTTGCCGCGAAGGCGGCCGGCAAGGGCGACCATGTCTTCCTGGTCGACGGTTCCGGCTACATCTTCCGCGCCTACCATGCGCTGCCGCCGATGAACCGCAAGTCCGACGGCTTGCAGGTCAATGCCGTGCTCGGCTTCTGCAACATGCTGTGGAAGCTGTTGCGCGAGATGCCCGAGGACAACCGGCCGACCCATCTGGCGATCATTTTCGACAAGTCGGAAATCACCTTCCGCAACAAGATCTATCCTGAGTACAAGGCACACCGGCAGCCGGCCCCGGACGATCTGATCCCGCAATTTTCGCTGATCCGCGAGGCGGTGCGCGCCTTCGACCTGCCTTGCCTGGAACAGGTGGGCTTCGAGGCCGACGATTTGATTGCGACCTATGTACGGCAAGCCTGCGAGCGCGGCGCAAGCGCGACAATCGTGTCCTCCGACAAGGACCTGATGCAGCTCGTCACCGACTGCGTCACCATGTACGACACCATGAAGGACCGCCGCATTGGCATCCCCGAGGTGATCGAGAAGTTTGGCGTGCCGCCGGAGAAGGTGGTGGAAGTGCAGGCCCTGGCCGGCGATTCCACCGATAACGTTCCTGGCGTGCCCGGCATCGGCATCAAGACCGCGGCGCAGCTGATCGTCGAATATGGCGATCTCGAGCAACTGCTGTTCCGGGCCACCGAAATCAAGCAACCGAAGCGGCGCGAGGCGCTGATCGAGAACGCTGAGAAGGCGCGCATCTCGCGGCAGCTCGTATTGCTCGACGACAAGGTGGACCTCGAAGTCCCCCTGGACGATCTCGCCGTCCACGAGCCCGATGCGCGCAAGCTGATCGCGTTCCTGAAGGCGATGGAGTTTTCCACGCTGACGCGCCGCGTCGCCGAATTCTCGCAGATTGACCCGGCCAACGTCGATGCAGATCCCGGCTATTCCAGCGGCGCCAGCGTCTTCTCGCCGCTGCCGCCTTCGGACGTCGTGCCGGCCCCGGGACCCGGCGCGCCGGCGCAAGTTCCGGTGGGCCAGCGCAACCCTTCGGCGAGCAAGGAGGACAAGGCCGCGAGTCCGAAGGGCGCGCCGATTTCGCTCGCCGCCGCGCGGGAAGAGGCTTTGCGCAAGCTTCCGGTCGACCGCAGCAAGTACCAGGCCATCAAGACGCTCGCGGAATTGAACGCGTTCATCGCGCGCATTCACGATGCCGGCCATGTCGCGGTCGAGATCCGGGGAAACTCGATCGATCCGATGCAGGCCGACCTCTGCGGTATCGCGCTGGCGCTGGCGCCGAACGAGGCCTGCTACGTGCCGCTGGCGCACAAGCAGTCCGGCGGCGGCGCCGGCCTGTTCGACGCGGGCCTCGCGCCCGACCAGGTCAAGCACACTGATGCGATCGAAGCGTTGCGGCCGGTGCTGGAATCACCAGGCATTCTCAAGATCGGCTTCGACGTCAAATTCACCGCGGTGATGCTGGCGCAGCACGGCATCACACTGCGCAACACCGATGATGCGCAGCTGATCTCCTACGTGCTCGATGCCGGCCGCGGCTCGCACGCGCTGGAGCAACTGTCCGAGCGCTGGTTCGGTCACGCGATGCTCAAAGACAACGAGCTGCTCGGCAGCGGCAAGGGCAAGATCACGTTCGACCAGGTGCCGATCGACAAGGCCGCGTCGCTGTCGGCGGAAGGCGCCGACGTGACCTTGCGCGTCTGGCGCGTGCTGAAGCCGCGCCTCATCGCCGAGCACATGACCACGGTCTACGAGACGCTGGAACGCCCGCTGGTCGCGGTGCTCGCACGCATGGAGCGGCGCGGCATCTCGATCGATCGTCAGGTGCTGTCGCGTCTCTCCGGCGACTTCGCCCAGACTGCGGCCCGTGTCGAAGCCGAGATCCAGCAGATCGCGGGCGAGCCGGTCAATGTCGGCAGCCCGAAGCAGATCGGCGACATCCTGTTCGGCAAGATGGGACTGTCGGGCGGCACCAAGACCAAGACCGGCGCGTGGTCGACCACCGCTCAGGTGCTCGACGAGCTCGCCGAGCAGGGCCACGACCTCCCGAAGAAGATTCTGGAGTGGCGCCAGGTCTCGAAGCTCAAATCGACCTACACGGACGCGTTGCCGACCTACGTGAATCCCCAGACCCACCGCGTCCATACGACCTACGCGCTGGCCGCGACCACGACGGGCCGGCTGTCGTCGAACGAGCCGAATTTGCAGAACATTCCGGTGCGCACCGAGGACGGACGCAAGATCCGGCGCGCCTTCATCGCAACGCCAGGGCACAAGCTCGTCTCCGCCGACTATTCGCAGATCGAGCTGCGGCTGCTCGCTGAGATCGCCGACATTCCCGTGCTGCAGCAGGCGTTCCGCGACGGTCTGGACATTCACGCCATGACGGCATCGGAAATGTTCGGCGTGCCGATCAAGGGCATGCCGAGCGAAATCAGGCGCCGCGCCAAGGCGATCAATTTCGGCATCATCTACGGCATTTCGGCGTTCGGCCTCGCCAACCAGCTCGGCATCGCGCGCGAAGAGGCCTCCGCCTACATCAAGAAATACTTCGAACGCTTCCCCGGCATCCGCGCCTACATGGACGAGACGCGCGACTTCTGCCGGAGCCACGGCTACGTCACCACGCTGTTCGGACGGAAGATGTACTATCCCGACATCAAGGCTTCGAACGCCTCGGTGCGGGCCTTCAACGAGCGCGCCGCGATCAACGCCCGGCTCCAGGGCACCGCCGCCGACATCATCCGCCGCGCGATGACGCGGATGGAGGATGCCTTGGTCCAGAAGAAATTGTCGGCGCAGATGCTGCTGCAGGTGCACGACGAACTGATCTTCGAGGTGCCGGACGCGGAGGTCGAGGCGACGCTCCCCGTCGTGCAGCACGTGATGCAGGACGCGCCGTTCCCGGCCGTGCTGCTCTCGGTGCCGCTGCATGTCGATGCACGCGCAGCGAACAATTGGGACGAGGCACATTGA
- a CDS encoding acyltransferase family protein, with amino-acid sequence MAPSGTIAASGGLKAPAAARVDWVDYAKGICIVMVVMMHSVLGVELAAGETGFMHVLVAFAKPFRMPDFFLISGLFLSLVIDRDWRTYLDRKMVHFAYFYVVWVTIQFGFKAPAFAAETSWRDAGLLYLESFVEPFGTLWFIYLLPIFFVVTKLTRRMPQPAIWLVAAALETARISTGWTAIDEFCARFIYFYSGYLFAPYVFALSDRARNHPAWALTALATWVLVNAGLVALGASEWKIVSLVLGFAGACAIITMGTLLARVQWLNVFRFCGEHSIVIYLAFFLPMAATRTLLLRTGIIPDIGAVSLIVTIAGVIGSLAIWQIALRLGGNFLFERPDAFWIAPKKTSAVLQAAE; translated from the coding sequence ATGGCACCATCAGGCACAATCGCCGCGAGCGGGGGACTCAAGGCCCCGGCTGCTGCGCGCGTCGATTGGGTCGATTACGCCAAGGGCATCTGCATCGTCATGGTCGTGATGATGCATTCGGTGCTGGGGGTCGAGCTTGCCGCCGGCGAGACCGGTTTCATGCATGTTTTGGTGGCCTTCGCGAAGCCATTCCGGATGCCGGATTTCTTCCTGATTTCGGGTCTGTTCCTGTCACTGGTGATCGACCGGGACTGGCGAACCTATCTCGACCGCAAGATGGTGCATTTCGCCTATTTCTATGTCGTCTGGGTGACAATCCAGTTCGGCTTCAAGGCCCCCGCATTCGCAGCGGAAACGAGCTGGCGCGACGCCGGATTGCTATATCTGGAATCCTTCGTCGAGCCGTTCGGCACGCTATGGTTCATCTACCTCCTGCCGATCTTCTTCGTCGTCACAAAACTGACACGGCGCATGCCGCAGCCCGCGATATGGCTCGTCGCGGCCGCGCTGGAGACGGCGCGCATTTCGACCGGCTGGACCGCGATCGACGAGTTCTGCGCGCGCTTCATCTATTTCTATTCGGGCTATCTGTTCGCGCCCTACGTGTTCGCGCTGTCGGACCGCGCGCGCAATCATCCGGCATGGGCGCTGACAGCGCTCGCGACATGGGTGCTGGTCAATGCCGGCCTCGTTGCGCTCGGCGCCAGCGAATGGAAAATCGTATCGCTCGTGCTCGGCTTCGCCGGCGCCTGCGCCATCATCACGATGGGCACGCTGCTCGCGCGCGTGCAATGGCTGAATGTCTTCCGCTTCTGCGGCGAGCATTCGATCGTGATCTATCTCGCCTTCTTCCTGCCGATGGCGGCGACACGGACGCTGCTCTTGCGCACGGGCATCATTCCCGACATCGGTGCGGTGTCGCTGATCGTGACCATCGCCGGCGTGATCGGCTCGCTCGCAATCTGGCAGATCGCACTGCGCCTTGGCGGCAACTTCCTGTTCGAGCGGCCCGATGCGTTCTGGATCGCGCCGAAGAAGACAAGCGCGGTGTTGCAGGCGGCGGAGTGA
- a CDS encoding glutathione S-transferase family protein, with product MTIELHTWNTPNGRKISVALEEMGLPYKVIPVNISKGEQMAPEFLKLSPNNKIPAILDPEGPDGKPVSIFESGAILLYLGEKTGKFLPKSLSGRIPVYEWLMWQMGGFGPMPGQVHHFIALEDEQDRAYGLKRYMAETRRLYGVLDRRLEARDFVAGELSVADFAILGWAWRHPRHKVDLADFPNVKRWYEALMARPAVKRGMEAKLD from the coding sequence ATGACCATCGAGCTGCACACCTGGAACACGCCGAACGGCCGCAAGATCTCGGTCGCGCTGGAGGAGATGGGGCTGCCCTACAAGGTGATCCCGGTGAATATCAGCAAGGGCGAACAGATGGCGCCGGAGTTCCTGAAGCTCTCGCCCAACAACAAGATTCCCGCGATCCTCGATCCCGAGGGGCCGGACGGCAAGCCCGTCAGCATCTTCGAGTCGGGGGCGATCCTGCTGTATCTCGGCGAAAAGACCGGCAAATTCCTGCCGAAATCGCTTTCGGGCCGCATCCCCGTCTATGAATGGCTGATGTGGCAGATGGGCGGCTTCGGGCCGATGCCGGGCCAGGTGCACCATTTCATCGCGCTCGAGGACGAGCAGGACCGCGCCTACGGCCTCAAGCGCTACATGGCGGAGACGCGACGGCTCTACGGCGTCCTCGACCGCCGGTTGGAGGCTCGCGATTTCGTGGCCGGCGAGCTCTCGGTTGCCGATTTTGCCATCCTGGGCTGGGCCTGGCGTCACCCTCGCCACAAGGTTGACCTGGCCGACTTCCCCAACGTCAAGCGCTGGTACGAGGCCCTGATGGCGCGCCCCGCGGTGAAGCGGGGCATGGAGGCGAAGCTGGATTGA
- a CDS encoding helix-turn-helix transcriptional regulator, translated as MVRQAKAQRMLTHDQIWGALDRLAARAGLSPSGLAKRAGLDPTTFNKSKRVTSDGRERWPSTESIAKALAAADSSIDIFARLVGDEAGGGRSVPLLGFALAGASGAFDESGFPVGKGWTEFALPAFEGNHSFALQMSGEALAPAYRDGDIILVAPGAPIHKGDRVVVKTNAGELTVATLKRRTAKALDLQPLDATQAERRMAASEVVWIARIVWASQ; from the coding sequence ATGGTCAGGCAGGCCAAAGCGCAGAGGATGCTCACCCACGACCAGATCTGGGGCGCGCTGGATCGGCTGGCGGCGCGTGCCGGCCTGTCGCCGTCCGGCCTCGCCAAGCGCGCCGGGCTCGATCCCACCACCTTCAACAAGTCCAAGCGCGTTACCTCCGACGGCCGCGAGCGCTGGCCCTCGACCGAATCGATCGCGAAAGCGCTGGCGGCGGCAGATTCGTCGATCGACATTTTTGCCAGGCTGGTCGGCGACGAGGCAGGCGGCGGCCGTTCGGTGCCGCTGCTCGGCTTCGCGCTGGCGGGCGCGAGCGGCGCCTTCGACGAGTCCGGCTTTCCCGTCGGCAAGGGCTGGACCGAATTTGCCCTTCCCGCCTTCGAGGGCAACCATAGCTTCGCGCTGCAGATGTCCGGCGAAGCGCTTGCGCCCGCCTATCGCGACGGCGACATCATCCTGGTCGCGCCTGGCGCGCCGATCCACAAAGGCGATCGCGTGGTGGTGAAGACCAACGCGGGCGAGCTGACGGTGGCGACGCTGAAGCGCCGCACCGCAAAGGCTCTGGATTTGCAGCCGCTCGATGCGACGCAGGCCGAACGCAGGATGGCGGCGAGCGAGGTGGTGTGGATCGCGCGGATCGTGTGGGCAAGCCAGTGA
- a CDS encoding UDP-glucose/GDP-mannose dehydrogenase family protein — MRIAMIGTGYVGLVSGACFADFGHDVICVDKDEKKIAALHRGEIPIYEPGLDELVATNVKAKRLEFTTDLSKPVADADAVFIAVGTPSRRGDGHADLSYVYAAAKEIAQSLSGFTVVVTKSTVPVGTGDEVERIIGETNPKADVVVASNPEFLREGAAIRDFKFPDRIVVGTSDERGRKVMSDIYRPLSLNQAPLMFTERRTAEMIKYAANAFLATKITFINEIADLSEKVGANVQEVARGIGLDNRIGTKFLHAGPGFGGSCFPKDTKALIKIAQDYDVSLRIVESVLAVNENRKRAMARKVSQALGGSLRGKTIAVLGLTFKPDTDDMRDAPSIPLVTGLIDMGAKVKAFDPVGMEQAKTELPSITYCEDAYSCAEGADAIVIVTEWVQFRALDLDRLKATMAQPVIVDLRNIYRPEEMAAAGFVYESVGRPPVQG; from the coding sequence ATGCGCATTGCTATGATCGGCACGGGCTATGTGGGACTGGTGTCCGGAGCCTGCTTTGCGGATTTCGGCCACGACGTCATCTGCGTCGACAAGGACGAGAAGAAGATCGCGGCCCTTCATCGCGGCGAGATCCCGATCTACGAGCCTGGGCTCGACGAGCTGGTGGCGACCAACGTCAAGGCCAAGCGGCTGGAGTTCACCACCGATTTGTCCAAGCCGGTTGCGGATGCCGATGCTGTCTTCATCGCGGTCGGCACGCCGTCGCGCCGCGGCGACGGCCATGCTGATCTGTCCTACGTCTATGCCGCTGCGAAAGAGATCGCGCAGTCGCTGTCCGGCTTCACCGTCGTCGTGACCAAGTCGACCGTTCCGGTCGGCACCGGCGACGAGGTCGAGCGCATCATCGGCGAGACCAATCCCAAAGCCGACGTCGTCGTCGCCTCGAATCCCGAATTCCTGCGCGAGGGCGCGGCGATCCGCGACTTCAAATTCCCCGACCGCATCGTCGTCGGCACCTCCGACGAGCGCGGCCGCAAGGTGATGAGCGATATCTATCGTCCGCTGTCGCTGAACCAGGCGCCGCTGATGTTCACGGAACGCCGCACCGCCGAGATGATCAAATACGCCGCCAACGCCTTCCTCGCGACCAAGATCACCTTCATCAACGAGATCGCGGACCTCTCCGAAAAGGTCGGCGCCAACGTGCAGGAGGTCGCGCGCGGCATTGGCCTGGACAACCGCATCGGCACCAAGTTCCTGCACGCCGGTCCGGGCTTCGGCGGCTCCTGCTTCCCAAAGGACACCAAGGCGCTGATCAAGATCGCGCAGGACTACGACGTGAGCTTGCGCATCGTCGAATCCGTGCTCGCGGTCAACGAGAACCGCAAGCGGGCGATGGCGCGAAAAGTGAGCCAGGCGCTCGGCGGCTCGCTGCGCGGCAAGACCATCGCCGTGCTCGGGCTCACCTTCAAGCCCGACACCGACGACATGCGCGACGCGCCGTCGATCCCGCTGGTGACCGGCCTGATCGACATGGGCGCGAAGGTGAAGGCCTTCGATCCCGTCGGCATGGAGCAGGCGAAGACTGAGCTGCCCAGCATCACTTATTGCGAAGACGCCTATTCCTGCGCGGAAGGCGCCGATGCGATCGTGATCGTCACCGAATGGGTGCAGTTCCGTGCGCTCGACCTCGACCGGCTGAAGGCAACCATGGCACAGCCCGTCATTGTCGACTTGCGCAACATCTACCGCCCCGAGGAGATGGCTGCGGCCGGCTTCGTCTATGAGAGTGTTGGACGGCCGCCGGTGCAGGGCTAG
- a CDS encoding DUF952 domain-containing protein gives MVKIYKICPASAWREAERQGVYRGSADDSRDGFIHFSTAAQVPETLQKHYVGQRALFLVEVDGDALGSALRWERSRNEELFPHLYGELDLGAVMAVMNLNTRSDGGHDVPELAP, from the coding sequence GTGGTCAAGATCTACAAAATCTGTCCGGCCTCGGCCTGGCGCGAGGCGGAACGGCAGGGCGTTTATCGCGGCAGCGCGGACGATTCGCGCGACGGATTCATCCATTTCTCGACCGCCGCCCAGGTTCCCGAGACCCTGCAGAAGCATTATGTCGGGCAGCGCGCGCTGTTCCTGGTCGAGGTCGACGGCGATGCGCTCGGCAGCGCGTTGCGCTGGGAGCGCTCGCGCAATGAGGAGCTGTTTCCGCATCTCTATGGCGAGCTCGATCTCGGCGCGGTGATGGCTGTGATGAACCTCAACACGCGCTCCGACGGCGGCCACGATGTTCCGGAGCTTGCCCCGTGA
- a CDS encoding DUF2865 domain-containing protein has protein sequence MLVAATLAAPLVAAPAPVSAEGLFDFFFGGMQQQQRPQREVPQQPSSYADPFTGQQNGASPPYVPPTRSAAAGGSGPAFCVRSCDGKYFPLMRGLTSPAQMCQAFCPASATKIYFGSSIDGAASQTGERYADSENAFAYRKALRADCTCNGREPVGLAPVDLALDSSLKPGDVIATSDGLVAYTGIRVGNDQAADFTPVASYPGLTAQVRARLGEMKVAPVRADTVAADAPAAEIVRETLPDVTVPKTQKPAKRAGLD, from the coding sequence ATGCTCGTAGCCGCCACATTGGCAGCACCGCTGGTTGCGGCTCCGGCCCCGGTTTCGGCCGAAGGCCTGTTCGACTTCTTCTTCGGCGGAATGCAGCAGCAGCAGCGGCCGCAGCGTGAGGTGCCGCAGCAGCCGAGCTCCTACGCCGATCCATTCACCGGCCAGCAGAACGGCGCAAGTCCGCCATACGTGCCGCCGACACGTTCGGCTGCGGCCGGCGGCTCGGGACCGGCGTTCTGCGTGCGCAGCTGCGACGGCAAATATTTTCCGCTGATGCGCGGTCTCACCTCGCCCGCGCAGATGTGTCAGGCGTTCTGTCCTGCAAGCGCCACCAAGATCTATTTCGGCTCCTCGATCGACGGCGCGGCGTCGCAGACCGGCGAGCGCTATGCCGATAGCGAGAACGCGTTCGCCTATCGCAAGGCGCTGCGCGCCGACTGCACCTGCAACGGCCGCGAGCCGGTCGGCCTTGCTCCGGTCGATCTGGCGCTGGACTCGTCGCTAAAGCCCGGCGACGTGATCGCCACCAGCGACGGTCTCGTCGCCTATACCGGCATCCGCGTCGGCAACGACCAGGCCGCGGACTTCACCCCGGTCGCCTCCTATCCCGGTCTCACCGCGCAGGTCCGCGCACGGCTCGGCGAGATGAAGGTGGCGCCGGTGCGCGCCGACACGGTGGCGGCGGATGCCCCTGCCGCGGAGATCGTGCGCGAGACGCTCCCCGACGTGACGGTGCCGAAAACGCAAAAGCCGGCGAAGCGGGCTGGGCTGGACTAG
- the pyrE gene encoding orotate phosphoribosyltransferase → MSKSASRARLFEIIRRRSFGRGEVTLASGRKSDFYFNLKPTMLDPEGATLLAELTYEALKDDQLDFIGGLEMGAVPLAGALAQISWIKGHPIAAFFVRKKPKEHGAKLAIEGLPRGETLEGKRVVIVEDVTTTGGSAMKAVEAVRETGAEVVLVLTMVDREEGADDTFGAAGLPFRSLYKASEFLKA, encoded by the coding sequence GTGTCTAAATCAGCCTCCCGCGCCCGCCTGTTCGAGATCATCCGCCGGCGCTCCTTCGGCCGCGGCGAGGTGACGCTCGCGTCGGGCCGCAAGAGCGACTTCTACTTCAACCTCAAGCCGACCATGCTCGACCCGGAGGGTGCGACCCTGCTCGCCGAGCTGACCTATGAGGCGCTGAAGGATGACCAGCTCGATTTCATCGGCGGGCTCGAGATGGGCGCGGTGCCGCTGGCCGGCGCGCTGGCGCAGATCTCCTGGATCAAGGGCCATCCCATCGCGGCCTTCTTCGTGCGCAAGAAGCCGAAGGAGCATGGCGCCAAGCTCGCGATCGAGGGGCTGCCCAGGGGCGAGACGCTGGAGGGCAAGCGCGTCGTGATCGTCGAGGATGTCACCACCACCGGCGGCTCGGCGATGAAGGCCGTGGAAGCGGTGCGCGAGACCGGCGCGGAAGTGGTGCTGGTGCTGACCATGGTCGACCGCGAGGAAGGCGCCGACGACACCTTTGGCGCGGCCGGGCTGCCGTTCCGCTCGCTGTACAAGGCGTCGGAGTTCTTGAAGGCTTGA